Proteins encoded by one window of Rubrobacter indicoceani:
- a CDS encoding DivIVA domain-containing protein gives MAIRPIDVRRKEFKNGFRGYDANQVDDFLDQVADEFERAYTDNQRMREEVSSLRERLQQFEDLEGSIRSALVHAEQASNDLRNSAQREADETRLSSQRDAESLRISSQKEAELTIQEAQNRAHQMLADSSGRVERIQESYEALVDAKRDFKNDFRQLLKTYMDVMEDMEVSSAKGIEAQLRNRLDTESMAVAREAAASDGPGEGGTSPGIAASGLQRQPVNGEEGIQGGPLYETDEAPVAAADNDASASSSDETQRIDLSEMPGSQTREPGAAGKNPDRAGEVGSSDSENYGGEDTVVSGGAGTGASSPEDARDEREYESTEDPAADEFFDREDQETSDEEPQEDSRIFRASRFLRRRG, from the coding sequence ATGGCCATCAGACCGATAGACGTAAGGCGCAAGGAGTTCAAGAACGGCTTCCGGGGCTACGACGCGAACCAGGTGGACGATTTTCTTGACCAGGTCGCGGACGAGTTCGAGCGGGCCTACACGGACAACCAGCGGATGCGCGAGGAGGTTTCCTCCCTGCGCGAGCGGCTGCAGCAGTTCGAAGACCTTGAAGGCTCTATTCGCTCGGCCCTGGTTCACGCCGAACAGGCGTCGAACGATCTGCGTAACTCCGCCCAGCGCGAGGCCGACGAGACGCGGCTCTCTTCTCAGCGCGATGCAGAGAGCCTGCGCATCAGCTCGCAGAAGGAGGCGGAGCTGACGATCCAGGAGGCCCAGAACCGGGCCCACCAGATGCTCGCTGATTCGTCCGGACGCGTAGAGCGCATTCAGGAGTCCTACGAGGCCCTCGTCGACGCCAAGCGCGACTTCAAAAACGACTTCCGCCAGCTTCTCAAGACGTACATGGATGTTATGGAGGACATGGAGGTCTCCTCGGCGAAGGGCATCGAAGCCCAGCTCCGCAACCGCCTCGATACCGAGTCTATGGCCGTTGCCCGTGAGGCCGCCGCGAGCGACGGCCCCGGCGAGGGCGGGACTTCACCGGGCATCGCCGCCTCCGGCCTCCAGCGCCAGCCGGTGAACGGTGAGGAGGGGATACAGGGCGGTCCGCTCTACGAGACCGACGAAGCTCCGGTCGCCGCCGCGGATAACGACGCCTCAGCCTCAAGCAGCGACGAGACGCAGCGCATAGACCTGAGCGAGATGCCGGGCTCGCAGACCCGGGAGCCCGGGGCCGCAGGCAAGAACCCTGACCGGGCCGGAGAAGTCGGAAGTTCCGACAGCGAAAACTACGGGGGCGAAGATACCGTCGTCAGCGGCGGTGCCGGAACCGGGGCGTCTTCTCCGGAAGACGCTCGCGACGAGCGGGAATACGAAAGCACCGAAGATCCCGCAGCCGACGAGTTCTTTGACCGCGAAGACCAGGAGACGAGCGACGAAGAGCCCCAGGAGGACAGCCGGATATTCCGCGCCAGCCGCTTTCTGAGAAGGCGTGGCTAG
- a CDS encoding YggT family protein: MTELLVSLAQVPQFGFSVAQLLSGVVNYTYYILFGFIIANILFSWFPGYPSSGFMQAVYDAVRAVAMPILGPIRARVPTIQLGGFGLDLSPIIAIIGLLIARRLLLLIIENFIQPVTG; the protein is encoded by the coding sequence ATGACGGAACTCTTGGTGAGCCTCGCTCAGGTTCCGCAGTTCGGGTTCTCGGTTGCGCAACTGCTGTCTGGGGTTGTGAACTACACCTACTACATACTCTTCGGGTTTATCATCGCAAACATCTTGTTTTCATGGTTTCCGGGATATCCGTCGAGCGGGTTCATGCAGGCCGTTTACGATGCGGTCCGGGCGGTTGCGATGCCGATCCTCGGGCCTATACGAGCGAGGGTCCCGACCATACAGCTCGGCGGGTTCGGCCTTGACCTCTCGCCGATCATCGCCATAATCGGACTTCTGATAGCGAGGAGGCTGCTCCTCCTGATCATCGAAAACTTCATTCAACCTGTGACGGGGTGA
- the proC gene encoding pyrroline-5-carboxylate reductase, with protein sequence MTQQRGTRKTIGVIGAGKIGGSLLTRLADSGDFDLVVSDIHLEQLEPYAERGVKTTTSNRELAASSDLIVAAVKPWDVAAIADQVSSDISPDKAFASVAAGIPISTIEKNLPAGASVLRVMPNVCASVGLGSAVVTANEAGQSHLPLVKEIFGHVGDVMELPERLFDAATALHGSGPAYVALFADSLIQAGVREGIPRDVARRLVVGTIEGTAELLKERSAHQVRDEVMTPGGTTAAAFVAMERARFQGAVYDGVAAATRQAKELGG encoded by the coding sequence ATGACGCAACAGAGGGGAACCCGAAAGACGATAGGGGTTATAGGAGCCGGTAAGATCGGCGGCTCGCTGCTCACCCGACTTGCGGACTCCGGCGATTTCGACCTTGTAGTCAGCGATATACACCTTGAACAACTAGAGCCTTACGCCGAGCGCGGCGTAAAGACAACGACCTCGAACAGAGAACTCGCTGCGAGCAGCGACCTTATCGTCGCCGCGGTGAAGCCCTGGGACGTGGCCGCCATCGCCGATCAGGTGTCGTCGGATATCTCACCGGACAAAGCCTTTGCGAGCGTCGCGGCCGGGATCCCGATCTCCACGATAGAGAAGAACCTCCCCGCCGGTGCGTCCGTTCTGCGCGTGATGCCGAACGTCTGCGCCTCGGTCGGCCTCGGTTCGGCGGTCGTCACGGCAAACGAGGCCGGGCAATCCCACCTGCCGCTGGTCAAAGAGATATTCGGCCACGTCGGAGACGTTATGGAACTCCCGGAGCGGCTCTTTGACGCGGCGACCGCGCTGCACGGAAGCGGCCCGGCCTACGTCGCGCTCTTCGCGGACTCGCTGATACAGGCCGGGGTCCGGGAGGGGATACCGCGCGACGTTGCGAGGCGGCTCGTCGTCGGGACCATCGAAGGCACGGCGGAGCTTCTGAAAGAGAGAAGCGCACACCAGGTCCGAGACGAGGTCATGACGCCGGGAGGCACGACGGCGGCGGCCTTCGTGGCGATGGAGCGGGCGCGGTTTCAGGGGGCGGTATACGACGGCGTGGCGGCCGCGACCCGGCAGGCAAAGGAGCTCGGCGGATGA
- a CDS encoding cell division protein SepF yields MGVRDQMERVAAWFGFGVDEDDYYDDEEEDERHGRKDRYGGSSVAAPSRRSEAAEPSPAVRRLGRSERSSAFGTSLGDLFGSDSGASQRYSSQTSQPHLRAVPDQRPAKVSVLEPSSFNDAQALADRFKRQQPVILNLQSVDGDLSRRMVDFCAGLTYALDGNIQTVANRVFLLTPRDVEVSAEERKALAERAFFNQL; encoded by the coding sequence GTGGGAGTTAGAGATCAAATGGAGCGAGTTGCGGCCTGGTTTGGCTTTGGCGTGGACGAGGATGATTACTACGACGATGAGGAAGAGGATGAGCGCCACGGCAGGAAAGACCGCTACGGCGGCTCTTCGGTAGCCGCGCCCTCGCGGCGCAGCGAAGCCGCAGAACCAAGCCCTGCGGTGAGGAGGCTCGGTCGCTCGGAGCGGTCTTCGGCGTTCGGGACCTCGCTCGGGGACCTGTTCGGCAGCGACAGCGGGGCAAGCCAGCGGTATAGCTCGCAGACAAGCCAGCCGCACCTTCGGGCCGTTCCGGATCAGAGGCCGGCGAAGGTCAGCGTGCTGGAGCCGTCGAGCTTCAACGACGCTCAGGCTCTTGCGGACCGTTTCAAGCGCCAGCAGCCGGTTATCTTGAACCTCCAGAGCGTTGACGGAGACCTGTCGCGCCGGATGGTGGACTTCTGCGCCGGCCTGACCTACGCGCTCGACGGAAACATCCAGACGGTCGCCAACCGCGTCTTCCTGCTTACGCCCCGCGACGTGGAGGTGAGCGCGGAGGAGAGAAAGGCCCTCGCCGAGCGTGCCTTCTTCAACCAGCTCTAG
- a CDS encoding YggS family pyridoxal phosphate-dependent enzyme: MRHREAVGWWGNVIGVSSDLLRERLHGVGEEIARASERSGRRTEEVKLLVASKYYDADQMKALKEAGVKLVGENRAEELSEKQARFGADFEWHFIGHLQRRKVKDVISHVENIQSVDSIRLVKEIAKRAENPAKVLLQVNVSGEEAKYGVAEAEVEELLEAAAGTGGKVDVAGFMTIAPAVERASDVRYVFARLREVRERLRQSWSPHFDLSELSMGMSSDYAVAVEEGSTIVRIGRVLIEEGEPAVRRRT, encoded by the coding sequence GTGCGTCATCGCGAGGCCGTCGGGTGGTGGGGGAACGTGATCGGGGTCTCTTCAGACCTGCTCCGGGAGCGGCTTCACGGGGTCGGGGAAGAGATCGCCCGGGCTTCGGAGAGATCCGGTCGCAGGACGGAGGAGGTGAAGCTACTCGTGGCGAGCAAGTACTACGATGCGGATCAGATGAAAGCCCTTAAAGAGGCCGGGGTTAAGCTCGTCGGGGAGAATCGCGCCGAGGAACTGAGCGAGAAGCAGGCCCGCTTCGGGGCGGACTTCGAGTGGCATTTCATCGGGCATCTTCAGCGCAGAAAGGTGAAAGACGTGATCTCTCACGTCGAGAACATCCAATCGGTAGACTCCATACGGCTCGTAAAGGAAATTGCAAAACGGGCCGAGAACCCGGCAAAGGTACTTCTGCAGGTAAACGTGAGCGGTGAGGAAGCAAAGTACGGCGTAGCTGAAGCTGAGGTAGAGGAGCTGCTGGAGGCGGCGGCCGGGACCGGGGGGAAAGTGGACGTCGCGGGCTTCATGACCATAGCTCCGGCGGTTGAACGGGCGAGCGATGTACGATATGTTTTCGCGAGGCTCAGGGAGGTTCGTGAGCGGCTCCGGCAAAGCTGGAGCCCTCATTTCGATCTTTCCGAACTCTCCATGGGGATGAGCAGCGACTACGCTGTTGCGGTCGAGGAAGGTTCGACCATAGTTCGGATCGGGCGAGTTTTGATAGAGGAGGGTGAGCCAGCCGTTAGGAGGCGAACGTAG
- a CDS encoding polyphenol oxidase family protein, producing the protein MPHADRDGIKTQSGDRAEMGVSHSGAVYIEPRPAPEGVDVRFFTRLGGVSKTPFDSLNVSRKMGDTAEAVDENLARIRSAMGGYPVAWVDQVAGKDVVEVEAGGFSGVADGLFTSRENLSLAIGVADCAPVALVAGDVVAMVHSGWRGTLAGISGEAARGMVQPSGGAPAAYIGPCIRRCCYEVSQEIADDFAREFGEEVVSGRRLDIAEAIAVDLRRAGVGDIVDTGLCTGCRGDLFFSHRTQKPKTGRNLCVIARPSGGGGT; encoded by the coding sequence TTGCCACACGCAGATAGAGACGGGATCAAAACGCAGAGCGGGGACCGCGCCGAGATGGGGGTATCTCACTCGGGCGCGGTCTACATCGAGCCGCGCCCCGCACCCGAGGGCGTTGATGTACGCTTCTTCACCCGGCTCGGCGGTGTCTCCAAAACCCCCTTCGACAGCCTCAACGTCTCAAGGAAGATGGGGGATACGGCGGAGGCCGTCGACGAAAACCTTGCAAGGATAAGGTCCGCGATGGGCGGTTACCCGGTGGCCTGGGTGGATCAGGTCGCCGGGAAAGACGTGGTAGAGGTCGAGGCCGGAGGTTTCTCGGGGGTGGCGGACGGGCTTTTTACCTCCAGGGAGAACCTGAGCCTCGCCATCGGGGTGGCGGACTGCGCCCCGGTCGCGCTTGTCGCGGGGGATGTGGTGGCCATGGTCCACTCCGGCTGGCGGGGGACCCTCGCGGGGATCTCGGGCGAGGCGGCCAGGGGGATGGTCCAGCCGTCCGGGGGGGCTCCGGCGGCGTACATCGGACCGTGCATCCGGCGTTGCTGCTACGAAGTGTCTCAGGAGATAGCGGATGACTTCGCCCGCGAGTTCGGAGAGGAAGTCGTCAGCGGTCGCCGACTGGATATCGCCGAAGCCATCGCGGTGGATCTGAGACGGGCCGGGGTCGGGGATATAGTAGATACCGGTCTCTGTACCGGATGCCGGGGCGACCTGTTCTTCTCCCACCGCACCCAGAAACCGAAGACCGGACGTAACCTGTGCGTCATCGCGAGGCCGTCGGGTGGTGGGGGAACGTGA
- the ftsZ gene encoding cell division protein FtsZ, with the protein MLDAGTNYLAVIKVVGIGGGGTNAVNRMIGSGLQGVEFIAINTDAQALQMCDADQKIHIGEKLTRGLGAGADPKIGMEAAEENKAEIEEALRGADMVFVTAGKGGGTGTGAAPVVAKVAREGGALTVGVVTRPFTFEGRRRSTYAEEGIKRLKENVDSLIIIPNDRLLQVAEKRTSMMEAFKMADDILRKGVQGITDLITVPGLINLDFADVRTIMAASGSALMGIGESSSEARGQEAARLAISSPLLEASIEGATGIILNITGGTELGLFEVNEAAEIVHNAAHQDANLIFGAVVDDTYGERVTVTVIATGFDQRIANQRRAERPAQEQTTQTQQNNTGFDDEPSQPREEGDVLDIPAFLRRR; encoded by the coding sequence ATGTTGGACGCGGGAACAAACTATCTGGCGGTGATCAAGGTCGTAGGTATCGGGGGCGGCGGAACGAATGCTGTCAACCGGATGATCGGCTCCGGCCTCCAGGGGGTGGAGTTCATCGCGATCAACACGGACGCGCAGGCTCTACAGATGTGTGATGCCGATCAGAAGATCCACATCGGTGAGAAACTCACCCGGGGGCTTGGAGCCGGGGCCGACCCGAAGATCGGGATGGAGGCCGCTGAAGAGAACAAGGCCGAGATCGAGGAAGCTCTGCGCGGCGCGGACATGGTGTTCGTCACGGCTGGCAAGGGCGGCGGCACCGGCACGGGGGCGGCTCCGGTGGTGGCGAAGGTCGCCCGTGAGGGCGGCGCGCTGACGGTCGGGGTCGTTACAAGGCCGTTCACGTTCGAGGGCCGCAGGCGTTCGACGTACGCGGAAGAGGGGATCAAGCGCCTCAAGGAGAACGTCGACTCGCTTATCATCATCCCGAACGACCGGCTGCTTCAGGTTGCGGAGAAGCGCACGAGCATGATGGAAGCCTTCAAGATGGCCGACGACATCCTCCGCAAAGGTGTTCAGGGCATCACGGACCTGATTACGGTTCCGGGTCTGATCAACCTCGACTTCGCAGACGTGCGGACGATCATGGCGGCGTCCGGTTCGGCGCTTATGGGCATCGGTGAGTCGTCGAGCGAGGCCCGCGGTCAGGAGGCGGCGCGGCTTGCGATATCCAGCCCGCTGCTAGAAGCGAGCATCGAGGGTGCGACCGGGATCATCCTGAACATCACGGGCGGGACGGAGCTTGGTCTGTTCGAGGTGAACGAGGCGGCGGAGATTGTCCACAACGCCGCGCACCAGGATGCGAACCTGATCTTCGGCGCGGTCGTAGACGATACGTACGGCGAACGGGTTACGGTAACGGTTATCGCGACCGGCTTCGACCAGCGCATCGCAAACCAGCGTCGGGCGGAGCGTCCGGCTCAGGAGCAGACAACCCAGACCCAGCAGAACAACACGGGCTTTGATGACGAACCGTCTCAGCCGCGCGAGGAAGGCGATGTCCTTGACATCCCGGCCTTTCTCCGCCGCCGCTAG
- the ftsA gene encoding cell division protein FtsA gives MFGIDVGTTKVVALSGRVDLRRDSVEVVSYGEAPSRGLKRGVIVDRKLAADSVSRAIEASGERFLSAVVGIAGGHVSSRNIEVTLLNRGRSPEVGSRLLKRLEAEAASTEPGGGDRVLQVVPRTYVLDETDGVRNPLGLAARKVTMRAHVVSGSVSSIQNLLRAVEDCGVRATDIVLEPIASAESCLTGRDRERGTVLLDIGGGTTDLAVFVDNALVHTAVIPIGGESLTADVAYGLKVPFEDAERLKIRYGTVISRAVDSVAAVRLGDRHYNASFVAQILEYRAREILEYARDSLTEARVYDRIAGDVILTGGGSRLDGMIELTEEMLGLRARAVSPTLHRTKSKPLQQPEYSTAVGLLYFAARNNNRIAKGKGASVLSFGSIAELVRGWFRSGEVNPPR, from the coding sequence GTGTTCGGTATCGATGTCGGCACGACTAAAGTGGTCGCGCTCTCCGGGCGGGTCGACCTTCGCCGGGACAGCGTCGAGGTCGTCAGCTACGGTGAAGCCCCGAGCCGGGGTCTCAAGCGAGGTGTGATCGTGGACAGAAAGCTCGCCGCCGACTCTGTTTCCAGGGCCATCGAGGCGAGCGGCGAGCGGTTTCTATCAGCCGTCGTCGGTATCGCGGGCGGCCACGTATCCTCTCGAAACATCGAGGTAACCCTGCTCAACCGGGGCCGCAGCCCGGAGGTCGGAAGCCGCTTGCTGAAGCGCCTCGAAGCCGAGGCGGCGAGCACCGAACCGGGCGGTGGGGACAGGGTCTTGCAGGTCGTACCGCGAACATATGTTCTCGACGAAACGGATGGCGTACGAAATCCTCTCGGCCTTGCGGCAAGAAAGGTCACGATGCGCGCCCACGTCGTCAGCGGTTCGGTCTCGAGCATCCAGAACCTCTTGCGGGCCGTCGAAGACTGCGGCGTCCGCGCTACCGATATAGTTCTGGAACCGATAGCCTCCGCCGAATCCTGTCTCACCGGCCGGGACCGCGAGCGCGGTACCGTTCTGCTCGACATCGGCGGCGGCACGACCGACCTGGCCGTTTTCGTGGACAACGCACTCGTCCACACCGCCGTTATACCCATCGGCGGCGAGAGCCTCACCGCCGACGTAGCCTACGGGTTGAAAGTTCCCTTTGAAGACGCCGAGCGGCTCAAAATCCGTTACGGCACCGTTATCTCGCGCGCCGTTGATTCAGTTGCCGCCGTCAGGCTCGGAGACCGCCACTACAACGCCAGCTTTGTAGCTCAGATCCTTGAATACCGTGCTCGTGAAATCCTCGAATACGCCCGGGATTCCCTGACCGAAGCCCGCGTCTACGATCGCATCGCCGGAGACGTGATCCTGACCGGTGGCGGCTCCAGACTCGACGGCATGATCGAACTCACCGAAGAGATGCTCGGCCTGCGTGCCAGGGCCGTGTCGCCAACCCTGCACCGGACCAAGAGTAAACCTCTACAGCAACCTGAGTATTCGACCGCAGTGGGTCTGCTATACTTTGCAGCCAGAAACAATAACCGTATAGCTAAAGGTAAAGGTGCGTCTGTTCTCAGTTTTGGTAGCATTGCGGAGTTGGTGAGAGGCTGGTTCCGGAGCGGGGAGGTAAATCCGCCCCGGTGA
- a CDS encoding cell division protein FtsQ/DivIB translates to MRSRRNRLTSHVLKTALLSVFAGAVAATAIFAGAYVAFPLKGVAVKGNEMLSADKVERLVSSPSLLTLNVASLQQEIESDPWVESAGISRDWNKNEVVVEVKERSAVLRVSVDGRIKILASDGTELPGDGGAELPVVELKGWRVSEVLGAARMMEGGSGFESVDSVGAEGISATVTGRRVLLSESVEAEQVEALGAVIRDNPEPAAVFDLRSPGRVVVGGFGGNGAAETSGENSGNSGSENPAG, encoded by the coding sequence TTGAGAAGCAGGAGAAACAGGCTGACCTCTCACGTCCTGAAGACCGCGCTGCTCTCGGTCTTCGCCGGAGCCGTCGCCGCAACGGCCATCTTCGCCGGGGCTTACGTCGCTTTTCCCCTGAAAGGTGTGGCCGTCAAGGGAAACGAGATGCTCTCCGCCGACAAGGTGGAGAGGCTAGTCTCCTCACCAAGCCTACTCACCCTGAACGTAGCCTCACTTCAGCAGGAGATCGAATCTGACCCCTGGGTTGAGAGTGCCGGGATCAGCCGAGACTGGAACAAAAATGAAGTTGTGGTTGAAGTTAAAGAAAGGTCGGCTGTACTTCGGGTTTCGGTTGACGGTAGGATAAAGATACTGGCGTCGGACGGCACGGAGTTGCCGGGGGACGGTGGCGCAGAGTTGCCGGTCGTTGAGCTGAAAGGTTGGCGGGTGTCTGAAGTTCTCGGAGCCGCACGGATGATGGAGGGCGGTTCGGGGTTCGAGTCGGTGGATTCGGTCGGGGCGGAGGGGATCTCGGCCACCGTTACCGGTCGCAGGGTTCTGCTGTCCGAGTCCGTGGAGGCAGAGCAGGTCGAGGCGCTCGGGGCGGTGATCCGCGATAATCCCGAGCCCGCGGCGGTTTTCGATCTTCGCTCTCCGGGCCGGGTCGTGGTCGGCGGTTTCGGGGGGAACGGCGCAGCGGAGACCTCCGGGGAGAACTCGGGGAACTCCGGGTCGGAAAACCCGGCGGGGTAG
- the murC gene encoding UDP-N-acetylmuramate--L-alanine ligase, whose protein sequence is MKKQKIYMVGIGGAGMSSVAEVLKRMGNDVVGSDLKESVQTKRLEEIGITVYIGHDPEQLGDSELVVVSTAIPKTNIDVMEAQRRSIPVIQRAAALGMIVAEGCGVAIAGTHGKTTTTSMTTHALMKLGENPTALVGGELNDIGSNVAFGRTDLIIAEADESDRSLLQIHPEAAVITNIEFDHPDFYSSLQDVKDTFAKFVSDLPGSGHLVVCSDDENCLEAAALSPCPVTLYGLNSGDLRAEVTSSDGYILFENGEERGPVTLGVHGRHNILNSLAAVSVARWLGHDAYEAARTLADFGGVRRRFQVKGVKSGVKVVDDYAHHPTEILATLDVARATTPEPGRVVAVFQPHRYSRTRKLYREFGEAFKAADSVIITEVYGSGEQPEPGVNGKLIVDAICESRNAFPNVYFVPNKDDIPNVLEKISAPEDTVLTLGAGDISTIGEEFLATL, encoded by the coding sequence ATGAAAAAGCAGAAGATCTACATGGTCGGTATCGGCGGGGCCGGGATGAGCAGCGTCGCCGAAGTCCTTAAGCGTATGGGCAACGATGTGGTCGGCTCCGACCTCAAGGAATCGGTGCAGACAAAAAGACTGGAAGAAATCGGTATAACCGTATACATCGGTCACGACCCGGAGCAGCTCGGCGATTCGGAGCTTGTCGTTGTCTCGACCGCCATCCCGAAGACGAACATAGACGTAATGGAGGCTCAGAGGCGTTCGATCCCGGTGATACAGCGGGCCGCCGCGCTCGGGATGATCGTGGCCGAAGGGTGTGGCGTTGCGATCGCCGGGACGCACGGCAAGACGACCACGACGAGCATGACGACCCACGCCTTGATGAAGCTCGGGGAGAACCCGACCGCCCTTGTTGGCGGCGAGTTGAACGACATTGGCTCGAACGTCGCCTTCGGACGCACCGACCTCATCATCGCCGAAGCGGACGAGAGCGACCGCTCGCTGCTGCAGATCCACCCCGAAGCCGCCGTTATAACCAACATCGAGTTCGATCACCCGGACTTTTATTCCTCTCTTCAGGACGTGAAGGACACCTTTGCGAAGTTCGTTTCCGACCTGCCGGGGTCCGGTCACCTCGTTGTCTGCTCCGACGATGAGAACTGTCTCGAGGCCGCCGCCCTCTCGCCCTGTCCGGTTACGCTGTACGGCCTGAACTCCGGCGATCTTCGCGCCGAGGTAACTTCTTCGGATGGGTACATCCTCTTCGAGAACGGCGAGGAGCGCGGTCCCGTTACGCTCGGGGTGCACGGGCGGCACAATATCCTGAACTCGCTCGCCGCCGTCTCGGTCGCCCGCTGGCTCGGCCACGACGCTTACGAAGCGGCCCGCACCCTGGCTGACTTTGGCGGGGTCCGGCGCAGGTTTCAGGTCAAGGGCGTGAAGTCCGGCGTCAAGGTCGTGGATGACTACGCGCACCACCCGACCGAGATCCTTGCAACCCTCGACGTGGCGCGCGCGACCACGCCCGAGCCGGGCCGCGTCGTCGCGGTTTTTCAGCCGCACCGGTACTCTCGTACCCGCAAGCTCTACCGGGAGTTCGGAGAAGCCTTCAAAGCGGCGGACTCCGTTATCATCACCGAAGTCTACGGCTCAGGCGAACAGCCCGAGCCCGGCGTAAACGGAAAGCTGATAGTGGATGCGATCTGCGAGTCCCGGAACGCCTTCCCGAACGTCTACTTTGTCCCGAACAAGGACGACATCCCGAACGTGCTGGAAAAGATATCCGCCCCCGAAGATACCGTCTTGACCCTCGGAGCGGGCGATATCTCCACCATCGGTGAGGAATTTCTGGCGACCCTTTGA
- the murG gene encoding undecaprenyldiphospho-muramoylpentapeptide beta-N-acetylglucosaminyltransferase, giving the protein MTAENGSCVVIAGGGTGGHAIPALCVAESLRRLGAEVQFIGSTGGIETTLVPQAGFQLHSLPLAGFTGGPTARLKAGALFARAVTKCRKVLSELRPVSVLGVGGYASAPAVAAARTLGLPTFLHEQNSVPGRVNRLAGRFTRENFVTFPAAAENLPNAIEVGMPTRQEFFDVSQSEALEELALEPPVALVFGGSGGALKLNTAAEEAFRRKDSTDYTVVQVAGKRDFPKLSTDNTRHVVLEYAGDIWRYVAAADVVVSRAGAGSLFDLAAVGRASVLVPFPYATGDHQLHNARYFTERGAAELLSDREVDAGSVRSRVEGLLGDAGRREELARNMKSLATPGAADAVAERLVRAGEPEGKERR; this is encoded by the coding sequence TTGACGGCAGAGAACGGATCGTGCGTGGTGATAGCGGGCGGCGGGACCGGGGGACACGCGATCCCCGCCCTCTGCGTGGCTGAGTCCCTGCGCCGGCTGGGTGCGGAGGTGCAGTTTATCGGCTCGACGGGCGGCATCGAAACAACGCTCGTGCCGCAGGCCGGGTTCCAGCTCCACTCTCTGCCGCTCGCGGGCTTTACGGGCGGACCGACCGCTCGCCTGAAGGCGGGCGCGCTCTTTGCCCGGGCCGTCACGAAATGCCGCAAGGTGCTCTCGGAGCTCCGGCCCGTCTCCGTTCTCGGGGTCGGAGGATACGCGAGCGCACCCGCCGTAGCCGCGGCCCGAACGCTCGGCCTCCCGACCTTTCTGCACGAGCAGAACTCCGTTCCCGGTCGGGTCAACCGGCTGGCCGGACGCTTTACAAGGGAGAACTTCGTAACCTTCCCCGCAGCCGCGGAGAACCTGCCGAACGCTATCGAAGTCGGGATGCCGACGCGCCAGGAGTTCTTTGACGTATCGCAAAGCGAAGCCCTGGAAGAACTCGCCCTAGAACCGCCGGTCGCGCTGGTCTTTGGCGGCAGCGGCGGCGCGCTCAAGCTGAACACCGCCGCCGAAGAGGCGTTTCGTAGAAAAGATTCCACGGACTACACCGTCGTGCAGGTCGCCGGTAAACGGGACTTCCCGAAGCTGTCAACCGATAATACCCGCCACGTTGTTCTGGAGTACGCGGGGGACATCTGGCGGTACGTAGCGGCGGCGGACGTGGTGGTAAGTCGGGCGGGGGCGGGTTCGCTGTTTGATCTCGCTGCGGTGGGTCGGGCTTCGGTTCTGGTTCCGTTCCCCTACGCGACGGGTGACCATCAGCTCCACAACGCCCGGTATTTCACGGAGCGGGGCGCGGCGGAGCTTCTCTCCGACCGGGAGGTGGATGCCGGTTCGGTGCGGAGCCGGGTCGAGGGGCTTCTCGGCGACGCCGGTCGCAGAGAGGAGCTTGCCCGGAATATGAAATCGCTGGCGACGCCGGGTGCGGCGGATGCGGTTGCAGAGCGGCTCGTTCGCGCCGGAGAGCCCGAAGGCAAGGAGCGGAGATGA